A genomic segment from Malus domestica chromosome 05, GDT2T_hap1 encodes:
- the LOC114824865 gene encoding protein FAR1-RELATED SEQUENCE 9-like isoform X2: MSGIRQRTLGGGGQHVLDYLKRMQADNPTFFYAVQGDSDHSSGNIFWVDATARLNYTYFGDAVIFDTSYRTNRYRVPFASFSGFNHHGQPVLFGCALILNESESSFVWVFQTWLHAMAGCLPVSLTTDPDRHMQVAVAQVLPQTRHRFCKWAIFKETQEKLDQLYHSHPTFETEFKKCINESETIDEFESHWQSLLGRYYIMDNEWLQSMYNARQQWVPVYMKDTFFGEFAVNEGSERLALFFDGFVNVSTTMQVLLKQYEKALVSWHEMELKADYDTTSTMPVLKTPSPMEKQAANLYTRRVFKKFQEELVETMANPATKINDSGTVATYRVAKFGEDHKAHAVSFNSFEMKASCSCQMFEYSGIICRHILAVFRAKNVLTLPPQYVLKRWTRNAKSGAGGAMLDERASESPRNSRESVTVGYNNLRQEAIKYVEEGAKSIHIYNVAMNALQEAAKKVAATKNKGSGATQGSSLANGGSQEIHATEANEMAGYQPTLFSSG; encoded by the exons ATGAGTGGCATCAGACAAAGGACCCTCGGGGGTGGGGGTCAGCATGTTCTGGACTATCTAAAACGAATGCAGGCAGACAATCCTACTTTCTTTTACGCAGTTCAGGGTGATAGTGATCACTCTAGTGGTAATATATTTTGGGTGGACGCAACAGCCAGGTTGAACTATACATATTTTGGAGATGCCGTTATATTTGACACTTCGTACAGGACAAACCGCTATAGGGTGCCGTTTGCCTCATTCTCTGGATTTAATCATCATGGCCAGCCGGTGTTGTTTGGCTGTGCGTTAATTCTCAATGAGTCTGAGTCTTCCTTCGTATGGGTATTTCAAACTTGGCTCCATGCAATGGCTGGATGCCTCCCTGTCTCTTTGACCACTGATCCAGATAGGCACATGCAAGTTGCAGTTGCGCAAGTTCTTCCTCAAACCCGCCATCGCTTCTGTAAGTGGGCCATATTTAAAGAAACGCAAGAGAAGCTGGATCAGTTGTATCATTCTCATCCTACTTTCGAAACTGAATTTAAGAAGTGCATCAATGAGAGCGAGACAATTGATGAGTTTGAGTCACATTGGCAATCATTGCTTGGAAGATACTACATCATGGATAATGAGTGGCTTCAGTCCATGTACAATGCTAGGCAACAGTGGGTCCCAGTTTACATGAAGGACACCTTTTTTGGAGAGTTTGCTGTAAATGAGGGAAGTGAAAGGTTAGCCTTGTTTTTTGATGGGTTTGTGAATGTATCCACTACCATGCAGGTTTTGCTTAAGCAGTATGAGAAAGCTTTAGTTAGTTGGCATGAGATGGAACTAAAAGCAGATTATGACACTACTAGTACCATGCCAGTTCTGAAGACACCATCTCCTATGGAAAAACAAGCTGCAAACCTCTATACGAGGAGAGTATTTAAGAAGTTCCAGGAGGAGTTGGTTGAGACCATGGCAAATCCTGCAACCAAAATTAATGACTCAGGAACTGTTGCCACCTATCGAGTGGCCAAATTTGGGGAAGACCACAAGGCACATGCTGTTAGCTTCAATTCCTTTGAGATGAAAGCTAGTTGTAGTTGTCAAATGTTTGAATATTCGGGGATAATCTGTAGGCACATACTAGCAGTTTTTAGAGCAAAGAATGTTCTAACACTTCCTCCTCAATATGTATTGAAGCGATGGACAAGAAATGCCAAGAGTGGAGCTGGCGGAGCTATGCTGGATGAACGTGCTTCTGAATCACCAAGGAATTCTCGAGAATCGGTAACAGTTGGGTATAACAATTTACGTCAGGAAGCAATCAAATATGTAGAAGAGGGAGCAAAATCTATCCACATATACAATGTAGCGATGAATGCTCTACAGGAAGCTGCTAAGAAAGTTGCTGCTACAAAGAATAAAGGTTCTGGAGCTACACAGGGTAGTTCCCTGGCCAATGGAGGTAGCCAAGAAATTCATGCGACTGAAGCAAATGAAATGGCAGGGTATCAACCAACG TTATTTTCATCAggatga
- the LOC114824866 gene encoding protein VACUOLELESS GAMETOPHYTES-like, with product MKIDKEISHPIHLKHKLKIEYTEIPFHCDGCKEAGIGLKYKCQQCEFDLHKACAVASPTITHPFYNKCEFQFLYSPPGAARRVCDACRKDVLGFVYHCRRCGFDLHPCCANLPQVLDDGERNFYLYLKLSSACHQCGGKGHGWCYRSECKTYNLHVSCVKELLVESWQAKYLNVDKNKVREMQTRIPSLKGTLKSHHGGGRGGKVRKCCEIAGGAVRVIVSAILGDPTALIGAAVGGFISK from the coding sequence atgaagattgaCAAGGAAATCTCTCACCCCATCCACCTAAAACACAAGCTAAAGATCGAATACACTGAGATCCCGTTCCACTGCGACGGGTGCAAAGAAGCCGGAATTGGCCTCAAATACAAGTGCCAGCAATGTGAATTTGATTTGCACAAGGCATGCGCTGTGGCTTCTCCAACCATCACCCATCCCTTCTACAACAAATGTGAGTTTCAGTTTCTTTACAGCCCACCGGGCGCTGCAAGGAGAGTGTGTGATGCGTGTAGGAAGGATGTTCTAGGGTTTGTGTACCACTGCAGGAGGTGTGGTTTTGATCTGCACCCTTGTTGCGCAAACCTCCCACAAGTCCTGGATGACGGGGAGCGCAACTTTTACTTGTACCTCAAGTTATCGAGCGCTTGTCATCAGTGTGGAGGCAAGGGGCATGGTTGGTGTTATAGGTCAGAATGCAAGACGTATAATCTtcatgtgtcatgtgtgaaggaGCTGCTTGTGGAGAGCTGGCAAGCCAAGTATCTCAATGTGGACAAGAACAAGGTTAGGGAAATGCAGACGAGGATCCCGAGCCTGAAGGGGACGCTGAAAAGCCACCACGGCGGAGGGAGAGGTGGGAAGGTCAGAAAGTGTTGCGAGATAGCTGGTGGCGCTGTTCGCGTCATTGTCTCTGCCATACTCGGAGATCCTACTGCCCTAATAGGCGCCGCTGTTGGCGGTTTCATATCCAAGTag
- the LOC103445503 gene encoding probable L-type lectin-domain containing receptor kinase S.5: MRCSKRMLITFLVASFAIMLHYAAIGAAAAEGAKPKDFPFLIFDEKTDQNTFHFTQHSSIDKGALQLTPDSLNPQDSKENKSGRIMYQRPYRLWLSDIYNDDDVVASFNSTFLINVYREKDWDAGEGLAFLIASDIHVPEQSQGQWLGLTNSSTDGKATNHFVAVEFDTEKQDFDPDANHIGLNINSVKSNKTVSLKPLGIEISPETPTNYSVWVDYNGRSKVLEVYMAKDSLTNPATKPLTPLLRETINLREYLKKESYFGFAGSTGTSAVQLNCVLKWDLKVEEFHPRKDLTWLKIAVGVGVPVTSLLLVSAVWLGVGYSNKRKRTRIEESSVLGKLKRLPGMPREFKYKELKEATNNFHESMRLGQGGFGIVYRGSLRDKDHANTNSSAEIAVKKFSRDNIKGKDDFMAELTIIHRLRHKHLVRLVGWCYEKGKLLLVYDFMPNGSVDKHLYEASSQNTLNWKHRCKILAGVASALHYLQNEYDQKVVHRDLKASNIMLDSDFNARLGDFGLARALDQERNSYAELELAGVPGTMGYVAPECFHTGKATPESDVFGFGAVVLEIVCGRSPGIKILREHQQYSLVDWVWMLHREGRIEEAVDERLKNDYVFDEAIKLLLLGLACSHPIARERPQTQAVCQIISGTMPAPSVPPFKPAFTWSSMATAYSSTETVSTLSNIILSSITVSSSITEEH; the protein is encoded by the exons ATGAGGTGCTCGAAAAGAATGTTAATTACCTTCCTAGTTGCCTCTTTTGCCATAATGCTGCATTATGCTGCCATAGGCGCCGCAGCAGCGGAAGGAGCCAAGCCGAAAGATTTCCCTTTTCTTATATTTGATGAAAAAACTGACCAAAATACCTTCCACTTTACACAACATTCTTCAATTGATAAAGGGGCGCTTCAGTTAACCCCAGACAGCTTGAACCCGCAAGACTCCAAAGAAAACAAGTCTGGTCGGATTATGTACCAGAGACCTTACAGACTATGGCTTTCTGACATCTACAACGATGATGATGTTGTGGCCTCCTTCAACTCAACTTTCCTCATCAACGTCTACCGCGAGAAAGACTGGGACGCTGGTGAGGGGTTAGCTTTTCTTATAGCTTCGGATATTCATGTACCTGAACAGAGTCAAGGGCAGTGGCTAGGCCTCACGAATTCCAGCACCGATGGTAAAGCCACAAACCACTTCGTTGCTGTTGAATTCGACACGGAGAAGCAAGATTTCGATCCTGATGCCAACCACATTGGACTCAACATCAACTCTGTAAAATCAAACAAGACTGTTTCTCTCAAGCCTTTGGGCATTGAGATATCGCCAGAGACACCCACCAACTACAGTGTTTGGGTGGATTACAATGGTAGGTCCAAAGTCCTCGAAGTCTACATGGCTAAAGACTCTCTAACCAACCCGGCAACCAAGCCTCTGACACCACTTCTAAGGGAGACAATAAATTTGAGGGAGTATCTCAAAAAGGAGTCCTACTTCGGATTTGCTGGTTCCACGGGCACCTCAGCAGTTCAGCTAAACTGCGTTTTGAAATGGGATCTGAAGGTGGAGGAATTTCACCCTAGAAAAgatttgacttggttgaaaattGCTGTCGGGGTTGGTGTCCCAGTAACAAGTTTGCTACTAGTCTCTGCAGTTTGGCTGGGAGTTGGATATtcaaacaaaaggaaaagaacCAGGATTGAGGAGTCCAGTGTTCTAGGGAAACTGAAGAGGTTGCCAGGGATGCCTAGGGAGTTCAAGTACAAGGAGCTCAAGGAGGCTACCAATAATTTCCATGAGAGCATGAGACTGGGGCAAGGCGGATTTGGCATTGTTTACAGAGGATCTCTGCGTGATAAAGATCATGCAAATACCAACTCCTCTGCAGAAATTGCTGTCAAGAAATTCTCTCGGGACAACATCAAAGGCAAAGACGATTTCATGGCTGAGCTCACCATAATTCACCGCCTTCGCCACAAACATCTTGTCCGATTAGTGG GATGGTGCTATGAGAAAGGGAAACTTCTTTTAGTCTACGATTTCATGCCAAATGGCAGTGTTGATAAACACCTCTACGAAGCTTCCAGCCAGAATACACTGAATTGGAAACACCGATGCAAGATCCTAGCTGGTGTGGCATCAGCATTGCATTACCTGCAAAATGAGTACGACCAAAAAGTGGTGCACCGTGACCTCAAGGCCAGCAACATCATGCTTGACTCAGACTTCAATGCCCGCCTGGGAGACTTTGGCCTTGCCCGAGCCTTGGATCAAGAGAGGAACTCATATGCTGAACTAGAACTAGCTGGAGTCCCGGGCACCATGGGCTATGTTGCTCCAGAGTGCTTCCACACAGGGAAGGCTACTCCAGAATCTGATGTGTTCGGTTTTGGGGCAGTGGTGCTTGAAATTGTATGTGGTAGAAGTCCTGGGATTAAGATTCTTCGTGAACACCAGCAGTATTCGCTGGTCGATTGGGTGTGGATGTTGCATCGAGAAGGGCGTATTGAAGAAGCAGTAGATGAGCGGCTCAAAAACGATTATGTGTTTGATGAAGCAATTAAGCTTCTACTTCTCGGGTTGGCATGTTCACATCCGATTGCCAGAGAGAGGCCTCAAACACAGGCGGTTTGCCAGATCATATCTGGAACCATGCCGGCCCCTAGTGTACCTCCATTCAAGCCCGCTTTCACGTGGTCTTCCATGGCTACTGCCTACAGCAGCACTGAGACCGTGAGTACACTTTCTAACATCATTCTTTCTAGCATTACAGTGTCTTCCTCAATCACGGAAGAACATTGA
- the LOC114824865 gene encoding protein FAR1-RELATED SEQUENCE 9-like isoform X1 — MSGIRQRTLGGGGQHVLDYLKRMQADNPTFFYAVQGDSDHSSGNIFWVDATARLNYTYFGDAVIFDTSYRTNRYRVPFASFSGFNHHGQPVLFGCALILNESESSFVWVFQTWLHAMAGCLPVSLTTDPDRHMQVAVAQVLPQTRHRFCKWAIFKETQEKLDQLYHSHPTFETEFKKCINESETIDEFESHWQSLLGRYYIMDNEWLQSMYNARQQWVPVYMKDTFFGEFAVNEGSERLALFFDGFVNVSTTMQVLLKQYEKALVSWHEMELKADYDTTSTMPVLKTPSPMEKQAANLYTRRVFKKFQEELVETMANPATKINDSGTVATYRVAKFGEDHKAHAVSFNSFEMKASCSCQMFEYSGIICRHILAVFRAKNVLTLPPQYVLKRWTRNAKSGAGGAMLDERASESPRNSRESVTVGYNNLRQEAIKYVEEGAKSIHIYNVAMNALQEAAKKVAATKNKGSGATQGSSLANGGSQEIHATEANEMAGYQPTDEKEKKIRELSAELENTNQRCEVYRANLLAVLRDMEEQKMKLSVKVQSARLSMKE, encoded by the exons ATGAGTGGCATCAGACAAAGGACCCTCGGGGGTGGGGGTCAGCATGTTCTGGACTATCTAAAACGAATGCAGGCAGACAATCCTACTTTCTTTTACGCAGTTCAGGGTGATAGTGATCACTCTAGTGGTAATATATTTTGGGTGGACGCAACAGCCAGGTTGAACTATACATATTTTGGAGATGCCGTTATATTTGACACTTCGTACAGGACAAACCGCTATAGGGTGCCGTTTGCCTCATTCTCTGGATTTAATCATCATGGCCAGCCGGTGTTGTTTGGCTGTGCGTTAATTCTCAATGAGTCTGAGTCTTCCTTCGTATGGGTATTTCAAACTTGGCTCCATGCAATGGCTGGATGCCTCCCTGTCTCTTTGACCACTGATCCAGATAGGCACATGCAAGTTGCAGTTGCGCAAGTTCTTCCTCAAACCCGCCATCGCTTCTGTAAGTGGGCCATATTTAAAGAAACGCAAGAGAAGCTGGATCAGTTGTATCATTCTCATCCTACTTTCGAAACTGAATTTAAGAAGTGCATCAATGAGAGCGAGACAATTGATGAGTTTGAGTCACATTGGCAATCATTGCTTGGAAGATACTACATCATGGATAATGAGTGGCTTCAGTCCATGTACAATGCTAGGCAACAGTGGGTCCCAGTTTACATGAAGGACACCTTTTTTGGAGAGTTTGCTGTAAATGAGGGAAGTGAAAGGTTAGCCTTGTTTTTTGATGGGTTTGTGAATGTATCCACTACCATGCAGGTTTTGCTTAAGCAGTATGAGAAAGCTTTAGTTAGTTGGCATGAGATGGAACTAAAAGCAGATTATGACACTACTAGTACCATGCCAGTTCTGAAGACACCATCTCCTATGGAAAAACAAGCTGCAAACCTCTATACGAGGAGAGTATTTAAGAAGTTCCAGGAGGAGTTGGTTGAGACCATGGCAAATCCTGCAACCAAAATTAATGACTCAGGAACTGTTGCCACCTATCGAGTGGCCAAATTTGGGGAAGACCACAAGGCACATGCTGTTAGCTTCAATTCCTTTGAGATGAAAGCTAGTTGTAGTTGTCAAATGTTTGAATATTCGGGGATAATCTGTAGGCACATACTAGCAGTTTTTAGAGCAAAGAATGTTCTAACACTTCCTCCTCAATATGTATTGAAGCGATGGACAAGAAATGCCAAGAGTGGAGCTGGCGGAGCTATGCTGGATGAACGTGCTTCTGAATCACCAAGGAATTCTCGAGAATCGGTAACAGTTGGGTATAACAATTTACGTCAGGAAGCAATCAAATATGTAGAAGAGGGAGCAAAATCTATCCACATATACAATGTAGCGATGAATGCTCTACAGGAAGCTGCTAAGAAAGTTGCTGCTACAAAGAATAAAGGTTCTGGAGCTACACAGGGTAGTTCCCTGGCCAATGGAGGTAGCCAAGAAATTCATGCGACTGAAGCAAATGAAATGGCAGGGTATCAACCAACG gatgaaaaggaaaagaaaatccgCGAATTGTCTGCTGAGTTGGAGAACACCAACCAACGCTGTGAAGTTTATCGAGCAAATCTGCTTGCTGTTCTACGAGATATGGAAGAGCAGAAGATGAAGCTTTCAGTGAAGGTTCAAAGTGCAAGGCTAAGTATGAAGGAGTGA
- the LOC103445308 gene encoding pentatricopeptide repeat-containing protein At4g38150 encodes MPSFQDRVSKHIFAAVSNPFRQSTSLSTKLHRFSTTADRGGEMEAASEQQPPDPIPNRPLRGQRLSNPQTSNLQFLNKNSPISERRRESPSSPPLQDSSFLEKLKLGLDKSKREEPQEVPEPPQPPEEADQIFKKMKETGLIPNAVAMLDGLCKDGLVQEAMKLFGSMREKGTIPEVVIYTAVVDGFCKAQKFEDAKRIFRKMQSNGIVPNAFSYTVLIQGLYRANNLEDAAEFCSEMLEAGHSPNVATFVGLIDAVCKEKDMEEAESVIGKLKQKGYMVNEKAVKEFLDKKAPFSPRVWEAIFGKNKSQRMF; translated from the coding sequence ATGCCATCGTTTCAGGATCGGGTTTCCAAGCACATATTTGCTGCAGTTTCTAATCCATTTCGCCAATCAACGAGCTTGTCGACGAAGCTGCATCGTTTTAGCACCACCGCCGATCGTGGCGGTGAAATGGAAGCAGCATCAGAGCAACAGCCGCCGGATCCCATACCCAATAGGCCCTTGAGAGGCCAAAGACTATCAAATCCCCAAACTTCCAATCTCCAATTCCTCAACAAAAACTCACCCATTtcagagagaaggagagagagcccTTCTTCTCCGCCATTGCAGGACAGCAGCTTTCTTGAAAAGCTGAAGCTGGGACTCGACAAGTCGAAGAGGGAGGAGCCGCAGGAAGTTCCCGAGCCGCCGCAGCCGCCGGAAGAAGCGGACCAGATATTCAAGAAGATGAAGGAGACGGGTCTGATTCCGAATGCGGTGGCAATGCTTGACGGGCTATGCAAAGATGGTCTGGTCCAGGAGGccatgaagctttttgggtcgATGCGCGAAAAGGGTACGATTCCTGAGGTTGTTATATACACTGCTGTGGTTGATGGCTTTTGCAAAGCACAGAAGTTCGAAGATGCTAAGAGGATTTTCAGGAAGATGCAGAGCAATGGGATTGTTCCTAATGCTTTTAGTTACACTGTGTTGATACAAGGGTTGTATAGAGCTAATAATTTGGAGGATGCTGCTGAATTTTGTAGCGAAATGCTGGAAGCCGGTCACTCGCCCAATGTAGCTACTTTTGTCGGGTTGATTGATGCGGTTTGTAAGGAAAAGGATATGGAAGAAGCTGAGAGTGTTATTGGGAAGTTGAAGCAGAAGGGGTATATGGTTAATGAGAAGGCTGTTAAAGagtttttggacaaaaaggcaCCATTTTCGCCGAGGGTTTGGGAAGCTATCTTTGGGAAGAATAAGTCACAGAGAATGTTCTGA